AAAGAGCTTTCGAATTGCGACGGATCGCGCTGGACCATAGAAGTCATTGACATTACACAGAGAAAAAGGAGTGGTTTTTCTCTCCTGAACTGTTCTACAGTTAAATCATCGGGAAGCACCATTATTGGGTACACCGGGTACACCACATTTCTAAACATGTCGAGCCTTGCTTGAGCATTTTCCTCAGAAAGAATGCCGTTTGCAACAACATCCGTCTCATACTTTGGCACTTTCGGCACAGCTGATACACTTAGTAGTTCGAGTCTTTTGTTGGATCTCTCGGCTAGTGTCGTCCATGACCGAAGCATCTCCTCTCTCATCGTCTCTACATTAACACCGGTATCCACTCGAGGAGCAGAAGAATTGTCGTCTTTGGTATACGTTAGTTCAAAATCATCTGGCGTGCTACTGTTGATCGATTCGTACGTCTGCAAGCTCGACTTATGATAGTTCCCTCCTGGGGATACGTAATGGTAATGGCCACCTTCTGGAGTAATTGGACCACCCGTACTAGACGGGGTGCGCTTGATACTGTCAAAAGTCAtcggtggtggaggtggtacctgatgctgttgaggTATAGCAAAAGATGCAGGTTTATTAGTTTGGTTGTTATTAGTAAtagtttgattttgatgatggtTAGCCATGGAGTTGCTAACATTAGTGTTGTTTGTCGATCCATTTAGATTGTTTGTGTTCGTCGGCTGGAAAGAAACAGACTGCCCTTGCCAATGTGATGGTAGTGAGCCAACACTTGTAGATGGCCCCCCAACTTTTGGAACTAATACACTCGAAGGCCCAGTCCCGCCATTATTCTGTTCGTGCAGTGCAGCAGATAATAGCTCCAATTTCTTCTCAAGTACTGCCACTCGAGTATCCGTTTTCTTCGTTCTTTTCCTTGGTCCAAGATTGAAAACGCAAACTTTGTGGCCCCTTTTACATCTAACACAAGGCGCAGAAGGATCATCTGGGTCTGAATTGATGCATCGTACCTTGAGAGCTCGACAGTTCGAACAAGCCTTGGACCTCCTTGTAGACGGCGCTGCCTGATGTTCTGACTTTGGAGACGCGCCATCAGGGCTTTGTGTGCTCATTTCTCTATCTGAGTTTTGAGCACTATGAAGGGAGCTTGAAGCCATCGGATCCATGGGCGTCAACCTAGATTGATCATCTAAAACATTGGAGACCTGAGTACCAGCTTCCATCATGATACGTCATATACAGCTATGGCACAGGGAGCCAGGAAGAAGCCAAGAGGAAACCCAGTAAAGAAATAGAAGAGCAAACGCTTTCCCTCTTTTATGTACCTCTCAACTTATATCTGCAGTGTTCGATTTGCGGTCAAAAAAATGTCGGTTTATTGTACCATGGACTACAAACCACCAGATTTAAGTAAGGAAGCTCGATATGGAGAAACGGGTTCCGAGCTGCCGATAATGTAGCTGATATGTATGATTGGTATCTGCACACAAAATTCACAATCCTGTTGAAAAAGATCTATTGCCCTTAATATTTAGTCAAAGTTTTATAAAGCGAAATTagaaatatcagcaatgaTTTCCACTATCCAGATtatagaaataataataacaaataACAGAACTAAATGGAGAGAAATACATACCACAACCCTGGATGTCGGGCACTAATTAACTCCGACATTTCTCGATAGAGTAATAGCCGAGAGGTACAAAATGGGCCGATTCGCTAGGCATTTTAGATATATCTTGTACATTATCTGGCAACCTGACGACAGATGCGGAAAATTTTAAATAATTCCGAAACTTTATTTTGATGAGACTGACCAGTTTTTAAGTCCGGCTATAATCAGTGTTCCATGCTAGATCTGTACCAGGTTTCAATGTGAATACTCTCAGAATAGCTCATGCCTTGCTGAGCACAGTTCATCTGTAAAATATAACAAATGATAATCGAAGGCCTTTAGATATAATTCCCTGCGGGTGTTATATGGCTTAAGTGCAAATATCTCACGTCATTGGACCCATTTATAACTTGAGATGTAACTTTGGAGCGATTAAATTAACCAAGTATATTGTCTACCTAAGATACATAAAACTACTCCCCTCCCcacattttttttactcGCCACGAACCAGATCATGACTTAATGCATAATTTTGAATCTTGGGCAAATTTAGCCATGTTCACAGCCGACGACGTTGCAGTAGGTGCTTGTGATCGATTATGAGTCATATGACTTTGTACCAAATGGCCAGCGGCCAGAGCAGAACATAATGAAAGTTCAGCTGCAAGGACACCAGATGCAACAATTTTAGCCAACTGTTGAGCGTTAGCTCCGGGTGTTGTGGGATGGGGTCCACGAACACCTAATAAGTCAAGCATTGCTGCTTGAGGTTCAAGAATTGTGCCCCCACCAAGAGTTCCAACTTCTATAGATGGCATCGAGACTGAAACGTGCAAGTCTCCGTCAACATTTTCCATCAGAGTCATACAGTTAGAACTCTCAACATTCTGTGCTGGATCCTGACCTGTAGCAAGGTAGATAGCTGTCACAAGGTTGGCAGCATGGGCATTAAATCCACCGATACTACCTGCCATAGCACTACCAATCAGATTCTTAGAAACATTGAGCTCAACTAATGCCTCAACACTACTCTTTAAAGTAGTGCGTACAAACGATCCTGGAACTATGGCTTCAGCCACAATACTCTTTCCTCTTCCCTCGATCCAGTTGATGGCGGCAGGTTTCTTATCAGTACAGTAGTTTCCTGACAATGAAACAATCTCCATATCTTCAAATCCATGGTTTTTAACCATATCATTGAGTGCGAATTCAACACCCTTTGAAATCATATTCATACCCATTGCATCACCAGTAGTGGTACGGAAACGAATAAAAAGAAGTCTTCCCGCCAGAGCCGTAGTCATAGTCTGAAGACGAGCAAATCGTGAAGTGGAGTCAAAAGCCTTTTTCATAGCCTTTTGGCCCTCCTCAGAGTCGAGCCAGATTTTAGCAGTACCGGCTCTCTGAGAACTAGCAAATCGTACACAGGGTCCTCTTGTCATACCATCACCTGTTATAACTGTTCGGACACCGCCTCCGGCGTTCATAGCCTTACAACCACGTTGAGTAGAAGCCACTAGGCACCCTTCCGTAGTAGCCATGGGAATGAAATACTCTTTGCCATCTATTATCAATGGGCCTGCAACACCGACTGGCAGTGGCATGTAACCAATAACATTTTCACAACAAGCGCCAAAAACACGCTCATAGTTGTAGTTGAGGTAAGGCAATAAGCTATTCTCAAGATTTTTGGTATTAGAAATGCGTGACACAGTGGCACGGCGAACTTTGACAGCTCTAGTCTTATCACCTAGATGCTTTTCAAAGGCATACAGAGGTAGCagaccagcaacaccaaGATTAATGACCTCATCATCAGTGAGCTCTTTGGTATTACCAGCTTTCAAAATGGCCTTACACTCATCAATGGATCTTGTCTTAGGATTCTTTTTACTGCTGGCTAGTTCAAGCATGCTATCATCACCGCTATCAGATGCCTCActatcagaagaagaacttcgAACAATGACCGGGACCTTCTTTTCAACCTCGACGCGCTTCTCAACAATTTTGACAACGGTATTCTTCGTCGTAGCATTGAAGAGATAAGCGTTCAGTCCCACACTTACTGCAAGGACAATGACAATACACTTGCTGATAATTGGATCACTAACAATTCTAGTCCAAAGTCCTAGAATAGAACGAATTTCATCCTCAACGCGAACCGAGAATTGAGAGTGTTCCAAGACAAGAGTTGGTAAAACCGTGACAACGGCGCCTGTTGAGGATCCAATGATGTTTTGAGACTTGAGAATATGATTCGAGAGTGGGTTCTCATTttcaccagtagcagaGTTGCTACCATTGGACAAAAATGGAAGGTTGAATGGGAAATCGCTGAAATGAACAGCGTTTAGTAAGACAAATCCACATACTACAATGCCAAGCTGAACAATATTTCTGCCAAAGCTCCTTCTAAATGGTCTACCAAGTTCACTTTCAGTAACATGTAGTGtactatcagcaacagACTCGGCAACTTCATGGGAAACACCATCCTCTTCCAATGCACTACGAATAATATCATTACGCTCAATTCTAGTCATTTCGACCTTGATGGACAGAATAGCCGAATAAAACGTGACCAACATAATAAAATCATAGAACAAGATCCAAACGGAAAGGAAACAAAATTGCCATAAACCATTGACACCGGAAAATGAGCCAGCCATCAGGGTTCCAATTTCAAGGACATAATCCTTGAAAATCGCTTTGCCCTCGCTACAAATAACAGAGTAAATAGTTTGTCCGTATGCACGGTCGGAATTACCTCTGGATTCACGAAGAGCTAATCTAGTTAAAGATATTTTGCTTTCAAAACCAATTGTCGCTACTAAGAATGGCAAACCTTCTGAAAGACTTGCAATAGAAATAGGGATTCCCAAATAACACAATGTGACATAGGCAAACATAAATGCAAATGTAGAAGATAATAGAACCGAGATAAATAACAGGGCCTTAGAGCCTAACCTACGCattgaaaaatacaatGAGAAAAATGTATAGTACATTCCCAAATAGGCCATACCCACCACAGCAAGATCATAGTTCTCAGTGCTCCGAATTAATTCAGCCAATCTGGTGAGCTTCCATCTCAACCAGAAGAATAAACTGAACGACTTTCTTAATCTCCACACGTCTTTTTGATCCTCAGAATTGATCTCAGAAAGGGAAGACAACCATTCTGAAAACTCAGCTTCAGGAATCAATATTTCCTTTTCAAACTTGGTAGGACCATCAACAGCCTGGGAAATCACCGGCAacgaggaggaagaacTAGCAGCGAAAAGAATCTTAGCTCCAACATAGTGAGGAGTAGCTTCCGAGATATCAGCAAATCCATCAAGTCCACCTGCTGGCACGGGCACCCATGTAGAAGTACCATTTGGGCAGTTAAGGCCAGAAAAATAGTAACTACGAGAAAGGGTGCTTGCATAAGCGGGAATCGACAAGTCGAGAATGGAAAAGTAGGCCGTCAAGGCACATAATGCACTAATAACAATAGTCTGAATAGGGCTCTTGGTTGATTTAGCACAAATCCACGCTATTAATGAGAGTACTCCTTCAAACATGTTGAAGGGAGGTATAGGATTGTACACAGGTAATATACAGTGGTGATGGGCTAGATGATTGTTAGTGACTGTCTTGATCTCCTATGATAGACGCTCATTTAAGATCTCATCTATTTTATATTCCTTCTCATTCGGCTTGAATATAAGTCTATAGCAATTTTCATCGCGCACATAGCCAAAGCACAGAAAATCTAAGCTAGCACATGAAGAAATCGAAGTAAAATGAAACTCTGTCCCAAGGTATCCCTCTATATCGTCAACTTGAGAACATAACAGTAAGAAACACAAACTTTCAACGAAGCTCAGAAACATAATGACAAATTAAACTCCAAAGAGTAGATGAGGTGTAAAGTAGAGTTCATCGTTCGTATTGCTATATGGCAAGACTGGAAATTTTAGATCAAGCCAGACTCTCTCAACTTGCACAGCCATTGGCTTACGATATCAAAGATCCGACTGGATTTCAAACGTCCAAATTCTACCTGATTCTTTCACGAATCATTGCTtttaaaacaaataataaactgaAAATCAGGAATTTTGACGAAATAACTAATCACAAGCGAAACCAACGATATTAAATTACTTACTCACTTGAACTGCCTACAGACACTATTGGTTAAATTTGTCACCCAGCACTTTCTCCATAGACAAGAGAGATTGATAATACCAATTAAAACCCGAAGTTGAATCCCTGTTTTTGTAAAAGTACTATGTCTCTTTCTTATGGACGTTGTCGAGAAGTGAGTGAAATGTGAGTCTGTCTACTAAATATTATGCCCAACAACTGGCCGgggcttttttttggtttggtagGTACTAGCTGCAGGAGCAGGCAAAACGCGACAGTGGCCAGGTTAAAGGGGCTGAAATTCAGGGACGAATTAAACTAAACGTGATAGCGTGCATGTGGATCATTCTTTAAACCGATATAATTGTCACATTCTACGCTTCAAAACTGTGCATTCGTAAAACAAATTCTGTCAAACGGGTGTAATGGCGCTAATGTACAAGCTTATTAAATTTTCTCCCAAGGCGCTGTCATGCCCTTGCCCACACCCGTCATCGGACTTTCGGGAAACCTAGAGAGGTCTAGGGCAAACTCGTATAGCTTCCCCTGAATTTTCCCTCCTGGTCGTAGTTTCTTGGCTGCACACATCGACTATACAATCATATACTATACTGGTCGGATATTACTCCGCCATCTCGGTATATCCGACAAAAAGTTAATTTCTCTTGATAATGCgataaatatttaattaTGAAAAATGTGTCTACCCAGTCAAAAACAAGAGGGAAATTTAGAGGAGCTCAAGGTAGAAGCAAGGAGCCATAGACTCGAAAGAAAaggattatttttattttatattaatGCTCGGGTCGTTTACGAAGTTGGTTCATGTTATAAAGCGCGACTTTTTGGCCTTCTGTTACGGCCACGGCAGCTGACTGGGTGACTTGGGCGCTTATGTCCGAAAGTATAGGCTCAGCTTTGCTGTTGGCATGGAGTTGGTAAATGGCAAGCAGTTCCGTAGGATGGTCATAGGCTATATACAGTCTGTTAGCGGAATCGACCGTAACTGAAACAACTGTGTGTGGAAGGAGCGTCGTGACAGCGTGAGACAGGTTGTGAATCAAGTCGAGCTGAACAAGGGCATTTGTACCTTCGCAAAGAACGAGTACTTGAGACAGACCAGGTACAGCTACAATACCAGAGACAGAAAGTTCGGTATCAGAGGACTTGGGGTTAATCTCAACCATGTCAGTAGCTTCGTCCACATTATCCTGctctctttcttggctcttggaagcttcttcttgttgtgtattgttattgttattggtcTCAGAAACAGCTGCCGCAGCCTTCCGTTTTTTACCCTTTTTAGCCTCGTAGTTAAAGTGGTCACCAGCTTCATTAATCTTCTGCAAGTGATCTTTAACCAAATGTGCGATGTCGAACTTCTGGACAAGAAGTCCGTTTGTCCATTGCCAAagacaaataaaattatcACCTCCACCTGAGACTAGGTAGGTCGGCTGCCATGGCACTAGCATCAGGGATGAAACAAATTCGGTGTGTGCGAATAACCAGTGCTCAATTATGTATGACTTAGGGTATCGCGATACTCGAATATGCTCGTCTCTATCAGCGGTAATAATATATTGCTGTCCATTGTGTTCAGCAAGGACAAGGTCAACAAGCATCGACACATGTCCCAGAATTGGGTGGTCAGCACCTTTCCCCGGTTCTTCCTCATTGACAAGAATGGGCTTATTATTCTCGCCAGGTAATGGCACTTGGTAAACATCACCAAACTTATCACCCAGAATTAAAGTCGTATCATCGACGGTAGTATCTATTGATGATGGCTTTTTTGGGAATGACCTGTGACTGATGGTGCTGCTAATGTTACTCGAGTCGAATACTAACGCAAGTTTTTCTTCATTGGTAGTACCAATCAGATACTTCCCATTTCGAGATAGCTTTAAATTCTGAATATGGGCCCTAATTTCGCTGAGAGGTTTGGATTGCTTTTTGTTACTGTCAACCAACTGTTCGGCAATCGCCGTACTGATTGCAAAATCTCCAGTCAGAGTAGCACCACTGTTCGATATATCAAATGATTTGAGTTGTTGAGCCGTGGCAATATATAGGGTCGTGCCATCGTTGTTCACGAGGAGCTGATGGAATGGATGAGACATGCTGAGCCAGATGACGGATAATATACAATACTGAGTATAGTGCAGCAAGTGAGCGAAATTAGATCAACTCAACtcaaatataataaaagaGATATCCAAATACAAGACACAGTACTGCAAACTGTCCGCCGTTCTATCAGCAGGTAGCGTTGCCGAATTATgcttttgtttggtgataAATTTTTTACTGCCTACTGAAACCTGTGGGGGTCTCGACACAATTTTAAGACTCGAAGTGTGGGAATGCTCACAgagaaaaggaaaataaTGCCTATGATACAATACCAGTAATAACAACGAAGACAAATACGTAGATGTAGCTAAGTCCCAGTCTTTTACTTGCCTTGTATAAGTTTAGTTGGCGGATCCAGACTATGAGTGATGTCGGTCTGGAGTTCTGTCTGCGTctctatatatttttcttgtcaaCTGCAGATGATCGACATACAGGGCCCAGGGAATATCCCAACTGCGCCCGGAGATTTCCGTCGCCTTGTCCCGGTTATTTTAGCCGTCATATCGACTAGCCATATACAAGGACTCTCGAGACTTTGGAAGCTCATGAGAGGGAGTCGAGCAAACCGGGAGCATCCCCTAGTGCTATATGCAGGTACGAAAAGCACAAAATCTAGGAAATATAaaattttttaatttttgaaTAATTACAATACATCAGCACAAACTTCGTTtctttatattttaatTCTTCAAATGTAACCAACTCTGCTGGCGACATCAAGAGCATCGTGGTCAGCAGTCAATCTAACGAAAGCCTTCTTGGTTCCGTCAGGCTTAACCAAAGTGTTAACCTTGAGCACATCAACATCGTAGAGCTTCTTGACAGCATCCTTGATTTGGTTCTTGTTGGCCTTGATGGCAACCTTGAGAACTAAGGTGTTGGACTCCTCGATCTTCTTGATGGCACCCTCACTGTTGACGTGGCTGACAATGATGTTGTGCTCGTCAAGTCTGGGGTAGTGAGCAATGCTCTTACGCTCGTACTTGGGGTTTCTAGCGAGCTTGAGAGTCTTGGGTTGACGGAAGGTAGCAGAAGTGCGGACCTTGAGGACCTTCTTGCCGTTGACACCCTTGACAACGGCCTTCTTGGCAGCGAGAGCCTTTTGAGCGGAAGCTATAACTTGTTAGTATTCTTCACTCCTTATACAGAGACTCAGCTAAATGAACACATAAATCTGAAGGAATGGTAACGGTCAAAAGGTCGGTTACAGAAATTGAGTATTATGCAGTAGTAACATAAAGCGGTTCATATTAAAGAACTGTTGTAACATAGTTCATTTGTCGAGTCCTCATTCTACTAGATCTCAAATCATCTCATCCATAAAGTCGATTTGTATCTTAAATGTTGATTCaatcaataaaaaaaacgaTCAAAAGTTGATTACGATACACATCAGAATTTCAAGAGCGAAAAATTTTAGGAAACATGTCGAATATACAGTTCGAATATTTTAACGGTCGTTCAATATTGTTATTTAAAGAGTTTGGGCCCACAAACAATGGAGTTACCAGTCCAATAATACCTTCAGA
The Sugiyamaella lignohabitans strain CBS 10342 chromosome A, complete sequence genome window above contains:
- the HMG1 gene encoding hydroxymethylglutaryl-CoA reductase (NADPH) HMG1 (HMG-CoA reductase; catalyzes the conversion of HMG-CoA to mevalonate, which is a rate-limiting step in sterol biosynthesis; one of two isozymes; localizes to the nuclear envelope; overproduction induces the formation of karmellae; forms foci at the nuclear periphery upon DNA replication stress; HMG1 has a paralog, HMG2, that arose from the whole genome duplication; GO_component: GO:0005783 - endoplasmic reticulum [Evidence IEA]; GO_component: GO:0005789 - endoplasmic reticulum membrane [Evidence IEA]; GO_component: GO:0005789 - endoplasmic reticulum membrane [Evidence IDA] [PMID 8744950]; GO_component: GO:0016021 - integral component of membrane [Evidence IEA,IEA]; GO_component: GO:0016021 - integral component of membrane [Evidence ISM] [PMID 12192589]; GO_component: GO:0016021 - integral component of membrane [Evidence ISM] [PMID 3065625]; GO_component: GO:0016020 - membrane [Evidence IEA]; GO_component: GO:0005635 - nuclear envelope [Evidence IEA]; GO_component: GO:0005635 - nuclear envelope [Evidence IDA] [PMID 8744950]; GO_component: GO:0034399 - nuclear periphery [Evidence IDA] [PMID 22842922]; GO_component: GO:0005634 - nucleus [Evidence IEA]; GO_function: GO:0050661 - NADP binding [Evidence IEA]; GO_function: GO:0050662 - coenzyme binding [Evidence IEA]; GO_function: GO:0004420 - hydroxymethylglutaryl-CoA reductase (NADPH) activity [Evidence IEA,IEA]; GO_function: GO:0004420 - hydroxymethylglutaryl-CoA reductase (NADPH) activity [Evidence IMP] [PMID 2828155]; GO_function: GO:0004420 - hydroxymethylglutaryl-CoA reductase (NADPH) activity [Evidence IDA] [PMID 3526336]; GO_function: GO:0016491 - oxidoreductase activity [Evidence IEA]; GO_function: GO:0016616 - oxidoreductase activity, acting on the CH-OH group of donors, NAD or NADP as acceptor [Evidence IEA]; GO_process: GO:0015936 - coenzyme A metabolic process [Evidence IEA]; GO_process: GO:0006696 - ergosterol biosynthetic process [Evidence IMP] [PMID 9292983]; GO_process: GO:0019287 - isopentenyl diphosphate biosynthetic process, mevalonate pathway [Evidence IC] [PMID 3526336]; GO_process: GO:0008299 - isoprenoid biosynthetic process [Evidence IEA]; GO_process: GO:0006629 - lipid metabolic process [Evidence IEA]; GO_process: GO:0055114 - oxidation-reduction process [Evidence IEA,IEA]; GO_process: GO:0006694 - steroid biosynthetic process [Evidence IEA]; GO_process: GO:0008202 - steroid metabolic process [Evidence IEA]; GO_process: GO:0016126 - sterol biosynthetic process [Evidence IEA]) translates to MFEGVLSLIAWICAKSTKSPIQTIVISALCALTAYFSILDLSIPAYASTLSRSYYFSGLNCPNGTSTWVPVPAGGLDGFADISEATPHYVGAKILFAASSSSSLPVISQAVDGPTKFEKEILIPEAEFSEWLSSLSEINSEDQKDVWRLRKSFSLFFWLRWKLTRLAELIRSTENYDLAVVGMAYLGMYYTFFSLYFSMRRLGSKALLFISVLLSSTFAFMFAYVTLCYLGIPISIASLSEGLPFLVATIGFESKISLTRLALRESRGNSDRAYGQTIYSVICSEGKAIFKDYVLEIGTLMAGSFSGVNGLWQFCFLSVWILFYDFIMLVTFYSAILSIKVEMTRIERNDIIRSALEEDGVSHEVAESVADSTLHVTESELGRPFRRSFGRNIVQLGIVVCGFVLLNAVHFSDFPFNLPFLSNGSNSATGENENPLSNHILKSQNIIGSSTGAVVTVLPTLVLEHSQFSVRVEDEIRSILGLWTRIVSDPIISKCIVIVLAVSVGLNAYLFNATTKNTVVKIVEKRVEVEKKVPVIVRSSSSDSEASDSGDDSMLELASSKKNPKTRSIDECKAILKAGNTKELTDDEVINLGVAGLLPLYAFEKHLGDKTRAVKVRRATVSRISNTKNLENSLLPYLNYNYERVFGACCENVIGYMPLPVGVAGPLIIDGKEYFIPMATTEGCLVASTQRGCKAMNAGGGVRTVITGDGMTRGPCVRFASSQRAGTAKIWLDSEEGQKAMKKAFDSTSRFARLQTMTTALAGRLLFIRFRTTTGDAMGMNMISKGVEFALNDMVKNHGFEDMEIVSLSGNYCTDKKPAAINWIEGRGKSIVAEAIVPGSFVRTTLKSSVEALVELNVSKNLIGSAMAGSIGGFNAHAANLVTAIYLATGQDPAQNVESSNCMTLMENVDGDLHVSVSMPSIEVGTLGGGTILEPQAAMLDLLGVRGPHPTTPGANAQQLAKIVASGVLAAELSLCSALAAGHLVQSHMTHNRSQAPTATSSAVNMAKFAQDSKLCIKS
- the TRM82 gene encoding Trm82p (Catalytic subunit of a tRNA methyltransferase complex; Trm8p and Trm82p comprise an enzyme that catalyzes a methyl-transfer from S-adenosyl-l-methionine to the N(7) atom of guanine at position 46 in tRNA; Trm8 lacks catalytic activity if not bound to Trm82p; relocalizes to the cytosol in response to hypoxia; GO_component: GO:0005829 - cytosol [Evidence IDA] [PMID 22932476]; GO_component: GO:0005634 - nucleus [Evidence IEA,IEA,IEA]; GO_component: GO:0005634 - nucleus [Evidence IDA] [PMID 14562095]; GO_component: GO:0005634 - nucleus [Evidence IDA] [PMID 22842922]; GO_component: GO:0005634 - nucleus [Evidence IDA] [PMID 22932476]; GO_component: GO:0043527 - tRNA methyltransferase complex [Evidence IDA] [PMID 12403464]; GO_function: GO:0008176 - tRNA (guanine-N7-)-methyltransferase activity [Evidence IMP] [PMID 12403464]; GO_function: GO:0008176 - tRNA (guanine-N7-)-methyltransferase activity [Evidence IDA] [PMID 17382321]; GO_process: GO:0036265 - RNA (guanine-N7)-methylation [Evidence IEA]; GO_process: GO:0030488 - tRNA methylation [Evidence IEA]; GO_process: GO:0030488 - tRNA methylation [Evidence IMP] [PMID 12403464]; GO_process: GO:0030488 - tRNA methylation [Evidence IDA] [PMID 17382321]; GO_process: GO:0008033 - tRNA processing [Evidence IEA]), which translates into the protein MSHPFHQLLVNNDGTTLYIATAQQLKSFDISNSGATLTGDFAISTAIAEQLVDSNKKQSKPLSEIRAHIQNLKLSRNGKYLIGTTNEEKLALVFDSSNISSTISHRSFPKKPSSIDTTVDDTTLILGDKFGDVYQVPLPGENNKPILVNEEEPGKGADHPILGHVSMLVDLVLAEHNGQQYIITADRDEHIRVSRYPKSYIIEHWLFAHTEFVSSLMLVPWQPTYLVSGGGDNFICLWQWTNGLLVQKFDIAHLVKDHLQKINEAGDHFNYEAKKGKKRKAAAAVSETNNNNNTQQEEASKSQEREQDNVDEATDMVEINPKSSDTELSVSGIVAVPGLSQVLVLCEGTNALVQLDLIHNLSHAVTTLLPHTVVSVTVDSANRLYIAYDHPTELLAIYQLHANSKAEPILSDISAQVTQSAAVAVTEGQKVALYNMNQLRKRPEH